One Nitrospira sp. DNA window includes the following coding sequences:
- a CDS encoding Asparagine synthetase [glutamine-hydrolyzing] translates to MCGIWFSAGYSLTDDHLRLIAHRGPDGAGWRAFASRMPVFMGHRRLAIIDTSEAAGQPMCYQNGRLWLVYNGEIYNYLELRSDLEALGHTFGTRSDSEVILAAYSEWGESCLDRFVGMFALVLYEPGAGRLFAARDRFGIKPLYYVNQRNGIAFASEIKQLIGLPGMTAAMNLPRVYDFLSAGMTDHTEETTFRNVKQLRPGYCVTIDLPRFEPGDPLPLRRWYCLPCPGTIAMSEDEAAGRFRELLAESVRLHLRSDVPVGSCLSGGLDSSSIVCLIDRLFREGGSSSRVNAVSACYEVPDVDERPFIEAVSAATKTEVDYVFPRAEDAVARAETITWHQDEPYGTTSIFAQWCVFDQARRRKIKVMLDGQGADEQLAGYHGGFGYYCASLLRRGRYGLLCRTLWERRQFHGASIGSQLSALARPFLRRRWMDVARRQQQRLADHDWLNSEAFATSCRTEDSFSAAIAREGFSAIRDIGELCVAMMQSTSLPMLLHYEDRNSMAHGVEARVPFLDHRLVEFSIGLGSAHKMHGGETKRVLRRAMTGILPEAVSQRRDKLGFATPEAVWFRGPLRSMIEAGVEDTLRRYPGLLNAGGTRRLVHDMLEGRRALDSRLWKIVNIGVWGRVFAVSL, encoded by the coding sequence GTGTGCGGTATCTGGTTCTCGGCCGGCTATTCATTGACGGATGACCATCTCCGGCTCATCGCACATCGCGGCCCGGATGGAGCGGGATGGCGCGCGTTCGCCAGCCGTATGCCGGTATTCATGGGGCATCGTCGCCTGGCTATTATCGATACCAGCGAGGCGGCTGGACAGCCGATGTGTTATCAGAACGGGCGTTTATGGCTCGTTTACAATGGCGAGATCTACAACTACCTCGAGCTGCGGTCGGACTTGGAAGCGCTCGGTCATACGTTCGGCACGCGCTCCGATAGCGAAGTAATTTTGGCCGCTTATTCAGAGTGGGGCGAGTCCTGCCTCGACCGCTTTGTCGGCATGTTCGCCCTCGTGCTGTATGAGCCGGGGGCGGGCCGACTGTTCGCGGCACGCGACCGGTTCGGCATCAAACCCCTATACTATGTCAACCAAAGGAACGGCATCGCATTCGCCTCGGAGATCAAGCAATTGATCGGCCTGCCTGGGATGACAGCCGCAATGAACCTGCCTCGCGTCTATGATTTCTTATCGGCCGGCATGACAGACCATACCGAGGAAACCACGTTCCGCAATGTGAAACAGCTTCGGCCGGGGTATTGTGTCACGATTGATCTGCCGCGATTTGAGCCCGGCGACCCGTTGCCCCTGCGGCGCTGGTACTGCTTGCCTTGCCCGGGGACCATTGCGATGTCGGAGGATGAGGCGGCGGGACGATTTCGTGAGTTGCTGGCCGAGTCGGTCCGTCTTCATCTGCGATCCGATGTTCCGGTCGGCTCCTGTCTCTCGGGAGGACTCGACAGCTCCTCCATCGTCTGTCTGATCGACCGGCTGTTTCGAGAAGGCGGCAGTTCGAGTCGCGTCAATGCCGTGAGCGCCTGCTATGAGGTTCCAGACGTGGACGAGCGTCCCTTCATCGAAGCGGTATCCGCGGCAACCAAAACTGAGGTGGACTATGTCTTCCCCCGCGCCGAGGACGCGGTGGCGCGTGCCGAAACGATCACGTGGCATCAGGACGAACCCTATGGGACGACGAGCATCTTTGCCCAGTGGTGCGTGTTCGATCAGGCGCGCCGGAGGAAGATCAAGGTCATGCTTGACGGCCAGGGTGCGGATGAGCAGCTGGCCGGCTACCACGGTGGATTCGGATATTACTGTGCGAGCCTGCTGCGCCGCGGTCGCTACGGGTTGCTCTGTCGAACGCTGTGGGAACGACGGCAATTCCACGGGGCGTCCATCGGCAGCCAATTGTCGGCCCTGGCCCGGCCCTTCCTCAGACGCCGCTGGATGGATGTGGCGAGGAGGCAGCAGCAGCGGTTGGCTGATCACGACTGGCTGAATTCCGAGGCCTTCGCGACGTCATGCCGCACGGAGGACAGCTTCAGCGCGGCGATTGCGCGGGAAGGTTTTAGCGCCATCCGCGATATCGGCGAGCTCTGCGTGGCCATGATGCAGTCGACCAGTCTACCCATGCTGCTGCACTATGAAGACCGCAACAGCATGGCGCACGGTGTGGAAGCCAGAGTGCCGTTCCTGGACCATCGGCTGGTCGAGTTCTCGATCGGTCTGGGATCCGCGCACAAGATGCACGGTGGTGAGACCAAACGCGTTCTCCGGCGGGCAATGACGGGCATCCTGCCCGAAGCAGTCTCGCAGAGGCGTGACAAGCTGGGATTTGCGACGCCGGAGGCGGTCTGGTTTCGAGGTCCGCTGCGGAGCATGATTGAAGCGGGCGTGGAGGATACCTTGCGCCGGTATCCCGGACTACTCAATGCCGGCGGTACCAGACGGTTAGTCCACGACATGCTGGAGGGCCGACGGGCGCTCGATTCCAGGCTATGGAAGATCGTCAACATCGGTGTCTGGGGACGCGTGTTTGCCGTTTCGCTATGA
- a CDS encoding TPR/glycosyl transferase domain protein, with amino-acid sequence MKILLISFCFPPYNDVGHVRVGKLAKFLLRFGHDVQIISARDQPFPATLPIEVPEARVLYTKWVNVNKPAELVFGGRKSVAVRGLDARGTLRSGETVLRRLYRRLYKRFISFPDDQVGWFPYAYNAAARCIERWKPDVICASAMPFTSLLIAHRLSRRYTIPWVADLRDLWVDHQNYKYAGWRRAIEGRLERRILTSATGLVTVSEPLAAVLRTKYTGPVSVVMNGFDPDDYPDDSHRPKGSPIVRIAYTGMIYEGKQRLEPLFEALAGMPRRDHVRVTLYGRYLELARRMAAAYAMESLVEVHDAIPYRDSLRVQRESDVLLLLLWSDPREKGVYTGKLFEYIGAGRPILAIGPADNVAADLIAERAAGVVLQDAGDIRRQLERWIDIKQGGAVIPPTSKDAGLGLSREEQARRFERVLLDAMQLAASIG; translated from the coding sequence TTGAAAATCCTGCTGATATCCTTTTGTTTTCCGCCCTATAACGATGTGGGGCATGTGCGAGTGGGGAAACTGGCGAAATTTCTCCTGCGGTTCGGACATGACGTTCAGATTATCAGCGCCAGGGATCAGCCCTTTCCGGCCACCCTGCCGATCGAGGTGCCTGAGGCGCGCGTGCTCTACACAAAGTGGGTCAACGTCAACAAACCGGCGGAATTGGTATTCGGAGGGCGGAAGTCGGTCGCGGTACGAGGTCTCGACGCTCGGGGGACGCTGCGCTCGGGAGAAACGGTTCTTCGGCGTCTGTATCGTCGCCTATATAAACGGTTCATCAGCTTTCCGGACGATCAAGTCGGGTGGTTCCCGTACGCATACAACGCCGCTGCTCGGTGCATAGAGCGGTGGAAGCCGGATGTGATCTGTGCCAGCGCGATGCCGTTCACCTCACTGTTGATTGCGCACCGCTTGTCCCGCAGATATACGATCCCCTGGGTCGCGGATCTGCGCGACCTCTGGGTGGATCACCAGAATTACAAGTACGCGGGATGGAGACGAGCGATCGAGGGGCGACTCGAGCGGCGCATCCTGACTTCCGCCACAGGATTGGTCACCGTGTCCGAGCCGCTCGCGGCCGTGCTGAGAACCAAGTACACCGGTCCGGTGTCGGTCGTGATGAACGGATTCGACCCCGATGACTATCCGGACGATTCGCACCGGCCGAAGGGTTCTCCCATCGTGCGCATTGCATACACGGGGATGATTTACGAGGGCAAGCAGCGTCTCGAGCCGCTGTTCGAGGCCTTGGCCGGGATGCCGCGCCGCGATCACGTTCGGGTTACCCTGTATGGGCGTTATCTCGAGCTTGCCCGCCGGATGGCAGCGGCCTATGCCATGGAGTCCTTGGTCGAGGTACACGACGCCATCCCCTATCGTGACTCGTTGCGGGTGCAGCGGGAAAGCGACGTGTTGCTGCTGTTACTATGGAGCGATCCACGAGAGAAAGGCGTGTATACGGGGAAACTTTTTGAATATATCGGAGCCGGGCGGCCCATCCTCGCCATCGGTCCCGCGGACAACGTGGCTGCGGATCTGATTGCCGAGCGAGCCGCGGGGGTTGTCTTGCAGGATGCCGGTGACATTCGCCGTCAGCTTGAACGGTGGATCGACATCAAACAGGGCGGAGCCGTCATTCCTCCCACGTCGAAGGACGCGGGCTTGGGCTTGTCGCGCGAGGAACAGGCAAGACGTTTTGAGCGCGTGCTGCTCGATGCCATGCAGCTGGCCGCTTCGATCGGGTGA
- a CDS encoding UDP-glucose 4-epimerase produces MSDVLITGATGLIGRSVLPLLAGRHRAWALSRTVPLSGDQSCTWIRHDLTDSRLPDTMPGTIDSVIHLAQSPYFREFPERAPHVFEVSVGSTMRLLHWARQAGARRFVYASSGGIYGHGDEGFREDDLIRPQGPLGFYFAAKQCGESLVENYADHLIVIVLRFFFVYGRHQRPDMLIPRLVRSVRAEDSITLQGEQGMRLNPIHVSDAARCVVKSLALTESHKINIAGEEILTMREIGDAIGHHLGKKPSYRIQQGQPAKHLIGDIQKMQRLLDHPIVTFHDGVKELCEAEAQPRAR; encoded by the coding sequence ATGTCGGATGTCCTGATCACCGGAGCCACGGGCCTGATAGGACGGTCGGTGCTACCGCTCTTGGCCGGCCGTCACAGGGCGTGGGCGTTGTCACGCACTGTTCCTCTCTCCGGCGATCAGTCCTGCACCTGGATTCGGCACGACTTGACGGACTCGCGGTTGCCGGACACCATGCCTGGCACGATTGATTCCGTGATTCATCTGGCGCAATCTCCCTATTTCCGAGAGTTCCCCGAGCGGGCACCGCATGTGTTCGAGGTCAGTGTCGGGAGCACCATGCGGTTGCTTCACTGGGCGCGACAGGCGGGAGCCCGTCGCTTCGTCTATGCGTCCTCGGGGGGCATCTACGGGCACGGCGACGAGGGGTTCCGGGAGGACGATCTGATAAGGCCGCAAGGGCCGTTGGGGTTTTATTTCGCGGCGAAGCAATGCGGAGAATCGCTGGTCGAGAATTACGCCGATCATCTCATTGTCATTGTCCTTCGGTTTTTCTTTGTTTATGGACGACACCAGCGTCCCGACATGCTCATTCCGCGACTCGTCCGGTCCGTACGCGCGGAGGACTCCATTACGCTCCAAGGGGAGCAGGGCATGCGGCTCAATCCGATCCATGTAAGTGACGCCGCCCGCTGTGTCGTCAAGAGTCTTGCTCTCACGGAATCCCACAAGATCAACATCGCGGGAGAAGAAATCCTCACCATGCGTGAGATCGGCGACGCTATCGGGCATCACCTCGGCAAGAAGCCCTCGTATCGCATCCAGCAGGGGCAGCCGGCCAAACATCTGATAGGCGATATTCAAAAAATGCAGCGGCTTCTTGACCATCCGATCGTGACGTTCCATGACGGCGTGAAGGAACTGTGTGAGGCGGAAGCGCAGCCTCGGGCACGCTAG